One Solea senegalensis isolate Sse05_10M linkage group LG3, IFAPA_SoseM_1, whole genome shotgun sequence genomic window carries:
- the LOC122767294 gene encoding histone H1-like, protein MAEEAPAPAAAPAKAPAKAPKKKASKPAKAGPNVRELIIATVTASKERSGVSLAALKKALGAEGYDVEKNNNRIKTAVKALVAKGTLSQPKGSGASGSFKLNKQKAEPKAAKPAKKPAVKAKKPAAKKVVAAKKAKPAAKKPAAAKKSPKKAKKPAAAAAKKAAKSPKKVAAKSPKKVVKKAAAAKKSPAKKAAKPKAAKKTAAKKK, encoded by the coding sequence ATGGCAGAAGAAGCACCAGCCCCCGCCGCGGCTCCGGCCAAGGCTCCAGCCAAAGCCCCCAAGAAGAAGGCAAGCAAGCCCGCGAAGGCCGGACCCAACGTCCGCGAGCTGATCATCGCAACCGTGACCGCGTCCAAGGAACGCAGCGGCGTGTCTCTGGCAGCCCTGAAGAAGGCTCTGGGCGCCGAAGGATACGATGTGGAGAAGAACAACAACCGCATCAAGACCGCCGTGAAGGCTCTGGTCGCCAAAGGGACTCTGTCTCAGCCCAAGGGATCCGGAGCCTCCGGTTCCTTCAAGCTGAACAAGCAGAAGGCTGAGCCTAAGGCCGCGAAGCCGGCGAAGAAGCCCGCTGTTAAAGCCAAGAAGCCCGCCGCGAAGAAGGTCGTAGCAGCCAAGAAGGCAAAGCCCGCAGCTAAGAAGCCAGCGGCCGCCAAGAAGTCCCCGAAGAAGGCGAAGAAAcccgcggcggcggcggccaaGAAGGCAGCCAAGAGCCCCAAGAAGGTCGCTGCTAAGAGCCCCAAGAAGGTGGTCAAGAAAGCCGCTGCTGCCAAGAAGTCTCCCGCCAAGAAGGCGGCGAAGCCCAAAGCAGCAAAGAAGACCGCGGCCAAGAAGAAGTAA
- the LOC122767299 gene encoding histone H4 encodes MSGRGKGGKGLGKGGAKRHRKVLRDNIQGITKPAIRRLARRGGVKRISGLIYEETRGVLKVFLENVIRDAVTYTEHAKRKTVTAMDVVYALKRQGRTLYGFGG; translated from the coding sequence ATGAGTGGACGCGGCAAAGGAGGCAAAGGACTCGGAAAAGGAGGCGCGAAGCGTCACCGCAAAGTTCTCCGCGATAACATCCAGGGAATCACCAAGCCCGCCATCCGCCGTCTGGCTCGCCGCGGCGGAGTCAAGCGTATCTCCGGCCTCATCTACGAGGAGACTCGCGGTGTGCTCAAGGTGTTCCTGGAGAACGTCATCCGTGACGCCGTCACCTACACCGAGCACGCCAAGAGGAAGACCGTCACCGCCATGGACGTGGTCTACGCTCTCAAGAGGCAGGGCCGCACTCTGTACGGCTTCGGCGGTTAA
- the LOC122767302 gene encoding histone H2A-like, giving the protein MSGRGKTGAGKARAKAKTRSSRAGLQFPVGRVHRLLRKGNYAQRVGAGAPVYLAAVLEYLTAEILELAGNAARDNKKTRIIPRHLQLAVRNDEELNKLLGGVTIAQGGVLPNIQAVLLPKKTEKAASKK; this is encoded by the coding sequence ATGTCTGGAAGAGGTAAAACCGGTGCCGGCAAAGCCAGAGCCAAGGCAAAGACCCGCTCCTCCAGGGCCGGGCTCCAGTTCCCCGTGGGCCGTGTCCACAGGCTGCTGAGGAAGGGCAACTACGCCCAGCGTGTGGGCGCCGGCGCCCCCGTCTACCTGGCGGCCGTGCTCGAGTACCTGACCGCTGAGATCCTGGAGCTGGCCGGAAACGCCGCCCGCGACAATAAGAAGACCCGCATCATCCCGCGCCACCTGCAGCTGGCTGTCCGCAACGACGAGGAGCTCAACAAGCTGCTGGGCGGAGTCACCATCGCTCAGGGCGGAGTCCTGCCCAACATCCAGGCTGTTCTCCTGCCCAAGAAGACCGAGAAGGCCGCGTCCAAGAAGTGA
- the LOC122767298 gene encoding histone H2B 1/2-like — MPEPAGLKSAPKKGSKKAVTKAGPKTGKKKRKTRRESYAIYVYKVLKQVHPDTGISSKAMSIMNSFVNDIFERIASEASRLAHYNKRSTITSREIQTAVRLLLPGELAKHAVSEGTKAVTKYTSSK; from the coding sequence atgcctGAACCAGCAGGTCTGAAGTCCGCGCCCAAGAAGGGCTCCAAGAAAGCCGTGACCAAAGCGGGTCCCAAGACCggcaagaagaagaggaagactaGGAGGGAGAGCTACGCTATCTACGTGTACAAGGTGCTGAAGCAGGTGCACCCTGACACCGGGATCTCGTCCAAGGCCATGAGCATCATGAACTCGTTCGTCAACGACATCTTCGAGCGCATCGCGTCCGAGGCTTCCCGCCTGGCTCACTACAACAAGCGCTCCACCATCACATCCCGGGAGATCCAGACCGCGGTCCGCCTGCTGCTGCCCGGCGAGCTGGCCAAGCACGCGGTGTCTGAGGGAACCAAGGCCGTGACCAAGTACACCAGCTCCAAGTGA
- the LOC122767295 gene encoding histone H3 — MARTKQTARKSTGGKAPRKQLATKAARKSAPATGGVKKPHRYRPGTVALREIRRYQKSTELLIRKLPFQRLVREIAQDFKTDLRFQSSAVMALQESSEAYLVGLFEDTNLCAIHAKRVTIMPKDIQLARRIRGERA; from the coding sequence ATGGCCAGAACCAAACAAACCGCCCGTAAATCCACCGGAGGCAAAGCCCCGAGGAAGCAGCTCGCCACCAAGGCTGCCCGCAAGAGCGCCCCGGCCACCGGCGGCGTCAAGAAGCCTCACCGCTACAGGCCCGGCACCGTGGCCCTGCGCGAGATCCGCCGCTACCAGAAGTCCACGGAGCTGCTCATCCGCAAGCTGCCCTTCCAGCGCCTGGTGCGCGAGATCGCGCAGGACTTCAAGACCGACCTGCGCTTCCAGAGCTCCGCCGTCATGGCCCTGCAGGAGTCCAGCGAGGCCTACCTGGTCGGTCTCTTCGAGGACACCAACCTCTGCGCCATCCACGCCAAGAGAGTCACCATCATGCCCAAAGACATCCAGCTGGCCCGGCGTATCCGCGGGGAGCGAGCTTAG